One Halobacterium zhouii genomic region harbors:
- a CDS encoding ABC transporter ATP-binding protein: MSREPLTDDTDEPTPTDGENTTLTDSRNPPSVDSENLTTVTEPATGDAASAKGRVHGDDPVDDAALFATDLQLGYGEEVVVDCENLVVPEGEVTALVGPNGSGKSTLLKGFSAELEPEAGTVLLDGESVQQRAPKDLARELGLLDQENDAPGGLTVESLVSHGRYPHRGFLDPMDDDDERAIERAIELAGVDSMRDTPLADLSGGQKQLAFVAMTLAQETDVLLLDEPTTYLDLHHQLRVMEVVRTLNEERGVTVCVVLHDLQQAARFADYLVALDDGSVYDWGPPEDVVTEQLLADVFDVDAAVSYDDEPRIVPREALD; encoded by the coding sequence ATGTCACGAGAACCGCTCACCGACGACACCGACGAACCGACCCCCACGGACGGCGAGAACACGACACTCACGGACAGCAGGAACCCGCCTTCCGTGGACAGCGAGAACCTGACCACGGTCACCGAACCCGCCACCGGCGACGCCGCCAGCGCCAAGGGCCGCGTTCACGGCGACGACCCGGTCGACGACGCCGCGCTGTTCGCCACCGACCTCCAGTTGGGCTACGGCGAGGAGGTTGTCGTCGACTGCGAGAACCTCGTCGTCCCGGAGGGCGAGGTCACCGCGCTCGTCGGCCCGAACGGCTCCGGGAAGTCCACGCTCCTCAAGGGCTTCTCCGCGGAACTCGAACCCGAAGCCGGCACCGTCCTCCTCGACGGTGAGTCGGTCCAGCAACGCGCGCCGAAGGACCTCGCGCGTGAACTCGGCCTGCTCGACCAGGAGAACGACGCGCCCGGCGGTCTCACCGTCGAATCCCTCGTTAGTCACGGCCGCTACCCCCACCGGGGGTTCCTCGACCCGATGGACGACGACGACGAGCGCGCCATCGAGCGCGCCATCGAACTCGCGGGCGTCGACTCCATGCGGGACACGCCGCTCGCGGACCTCAGCGGCGGCCAGAAGCAACTCGCGTTCGTCGCCATGACGCTCGCTCAGGAGACCGACGTCCTGCTGCTCGACGAACCCACGACGTACCTCGACCTGCACCACCAGCTCCGCGTGATGGAGGTCGTCCGAACGCTCAACGAGGAGCGCGGCGTCACCGTCTGCGTCGTCCTCCACGACCTCCAGCAGGCCGCCCGCTTCGCGGACTACCTCGTCGCGCTCGACGACGGCTCGGTCTACGACTGGGGGCCCCCCGAGGACGTCGTCACCGAGCAACTGCTCGCGGACGTCTTCGACGTGGACGCCGCCGTCAGCTACGACGACGAACCCCGCATCGTGCCGCGGGAAGCGCTGGACTGA
- a CDS encoding ABC transporter ATP-binding protein has translation MGATEDSVFDQYRDRVDKPLVRLFRAYGVPEWPYFAAGMVANVVARMASLLPPLVLGVAIDSVFTGDAPFDLPLVPAGWLPATDAAQFEFSALVIGASFVVTAVFTYFYGVSANLFAHRVMHEVRTDSFEKMQSLDMTFFDDKQTGEVMSVLNNDASNLEVFLDDALQNSARLVVMVAGITAILVYENWQLAVVTLGAIPLMVVLTGWFMKRAEPRYERQRAAVGNLNTRLENSLSGVELVKTSAAEDHETERVRSASYRFFRDTMDVLRLSYVYRPGMELLAGISFAVTFAVGGFWLLYGAPGPLTGTLSPGAFVTFIFLTQRFVTPLAEVSNIVDQYENAKASSARVFGLMDVPARVTDAPDATELTDVEGRVEYDDVTFGYESDEDVIHDVSFEAESGDTVALVGPTGAGKSTLCKLLMRMYDVNSGAVSVDGHDVREVTLDSLREHVGYVSQDTFLFDGTIAENVKYGQFDASRDAVVEAAKAADAHEFVHELFDGYDTEVGERGVKLSGGQRQRIAIARAILQDPEVLVFDEATSDVDTETELRIQESLDDLAADRTAVVIAHRLSTVQNADQILVVEDGRIAERGTHDDLLEKNGRYADLWNVQAGLIEQ, from the coding sequence ATGGGAGCGACGGAGGACAGCGTCTTCGACCAGTATCGTGACCGCGTCGACAAGCCGCTCGTGCGCCTGTTCCGGGCGTACGGCGTTCCGGAGTGGCCGTACTTCGCGGCGGGGATGGTGGCGAACGTCGTCGCGCGCATGGCCAGTCTACTGCCACCGCTCGTCCTCGGGGTGGCCATCGACAGCGTGTTCACGGGAGACGCGCCGTTCGACCTGCCGCTCGTCCCCGCGGGGTGGCTGCCGGCAACGGACGCCGCGCAGTTCGAGTTCTCCGCGCTCGTCATCGGCGCGTCGTTCGTCGTCACCGCAGTCTTCACCTACTTCTACGGCGTCAGCGCGAACCTGTTCGCCCACCGCGTGATGCACGAGGTGCGAACGGACTCCTTCGAGAAGATGCAGTCCCTGGACATGACCTTCTTCGACGACAAGCAGACCGGTGAGGTCATGTCCGTGCTGAACAACGACGCCTCGAACCTGGAGGTGTTCCTCGACGACGCGCTCCAGAACTCCGCGCGCCTCGTCGTGATGGTCGCGGGCATCACCGCCATCCTCGTCTACGAGAACTGGCAGTTGGCGGTCGTCACACTCGGCGCGATTCCGCTGATGGTCGTCCTCACCGGCTGGTTCATGAAGCGCGCTGAACCGCGGTACGAGCGCCAGCGCGCCGCCGTCGGCAACCTCAACACGCGCCTCGAGAACAGCCTCTCGGGCGTCGAACTCGTGAAGACCAGCGCCGCCGAGGACCACGAAACAGAGCGCGTGCGCTCTGCGTCCTACCGGTTCTTCCGGGACACGATGGACGTGCTCCGCCTGAGCTACGTCTACCGCCCCGGGATGGAACTGCTCGCCGGCATCTCCTTCGCCGTGACGTTCGCCGTCGGCGGGTTCTGGCTGCTGTACGGCGCGCCCGGCCCGCTCACCGGGACCCTCTCGCCCGGCGCGTTCGTGACGTTCATCTTCCTCACGCAGCGCTTCGTCACGCCGCTCGCGGAGGTGTCGAACATCGTCGACCAGTACGAGAACGCGAAGGCGTCTTCGGCCCGCGTGTTCGGCCTGATGGACGTCCCCGCGAGGGTCACCGACGCCCCCGACGCCACCGAACTCACGGACGTCGAGGGCCGCGTCGAGTACGACGACGTGACCTTCGGCTACGAGTCCGACGAAGACGTCATCCACGACGTCTCCTTCGAGGCCGAATCCGGTGACACCGTCGCGCTCGTCGGCCCGACGGGTGCCGGGAAGTCCACGCTCTGCAAACTCCTGATGCGGATGTACGACGTGAACTCGGGCGCCGTCAGCGTTGACGGCCACGACGTGCGCGAGGTCACGCTCGACAGTCTCCGCGAGCACGTCGGCTACGTCAGCCAGGACACCTTCCTCTTCGACGGCACCATCGCGGAGAACGTGAAGTACGGCCAGTTCGACGCTTCCCGCGACGCCGTCGTCGAAGCCGCGAAGGCCGCCGACGCCCACGAGTTCGTCCACGAGTTGTTCGACGGCTACGACACCGAGGTCGGCGAGCGCGGCGTGAAACTGTCGGGCGGCCAGCGTCAGCGCATCGCCATCGCGCGCGCCATCCTCCAGGACCCCGAGGTACTGGTGTTCGACGAAGCCACCAGCGACGTGGACACCGAGACGGAACTCCGCATCCAGGAGAGCCTCGACGACCTCGCGGCCGACCGGACCGCCGTCGTCATCGCCCACCGCCTCTCCACCGTCCAGAATGCCGACCAGATCCTCGTCGTGGAGGACGGCCGCATCGCAGAGCGGGGCACCCACGACGACCTCCTCGAGAAGAACGGGCGGTACGCCGACCTCTGGAACGTGCAGGCCGGCCTCATCGAACAGTAA
- a CDS encoding FecCD family ABC transporter permease — protein MTDERSVRDVLTPEFDATLTGIVAASVVVTALAGLVQVRYGGYEMPLETAVRALFDQAVWTNPRVLATIVLGENAARFLGIYADLSVLSNPTIVVWTIRLPRVLVAAFVGLNLAVAGAIFQAITRNELASPYILGVSSGAGLAVVFTLVFSIGAYLLPLAAALGGTAAFVLVYAVAWRGGTTPVRLVLAGVVVGTVFNSLQTGLFYFIDSNGVMRTAVAWLAGSLIGVDWTQVRIAAIPTLVVAPAAIVVARQLDVLLLGERTARSLGMSVERMRFLLSALAIFATAAAVSVAGLVGFVGLVVPHVVRTFVGSDYRRLVTGCLFVGPALVVVADVIARLGLPGTQLPVGVVTGLIGGPYFLVLLRRTGSFNEF, from the coding sequence ATGACCGACGAACGCTCCGTCCGAGACGTCCTCACCCCCGAATTCGACGCCACACTCACCGGCATCGTCGCCGCGAGCGTCGTCGTCACCGCCCTCGCCGGCCTCGTCCAGGTCCGCTACGGCGGCTACGAGATGCCCCTCGAGACCGCCGTCCGCGCGCTCTTCGACCAGGCGGTCTGGACCAACCCCCGCGTCCTCGCCACCATCGTCCTCGGCGAGAACGCCGCGCGCTTCCTCGGCATCTACGCCGACCTCTCCGTCCTCTCGAACCCCACCATCGTCGTGTGGACCATCCGCCTTCCCCGCGTCCTCGTCGCCGCCTTCGTCGGCCTCAACCTCGCCGTCGCCGGCGCCATCTTTCAGGCCATCACGCGGAACGAACTCGCCAGCCCGTACATTCTGGGTGTTTCCTCCGGCGCCGGCCTCGCCGTCGTCTTCACGCTCGTCTTCTCCATCGGCGCGTACCTCCTCCCGCTCGCCGCCGCGCTCGGCGGCACCGCCGCGTTCGTCCTCGTGTACGCCGTCGCGTGGCGCGGCGGCACCACGCCGGTGCGCCTCGTGCTCGCCGGCGTCGTCGTCGGCACCGTCTTCAACAGCCTGCAAACAGGGCTGTTCTACTTCATCGACAGCAACGGCGTGATGCGCACCGCGGTCGCGTGGCTCGCCGGGTCGCTCATCGGCGTCGACTGGACGCAGGTCCGCATCGCCGCCATCCCCACGCTCGTCGTCGCGCCCGCTGCGATCGTCGTCGCGCGCCAACTCGACGTTCTCCTGCTCGGCGAACGCACCGCGCGCTCGCTGGGCATGTCCGTCGAACGCATGCGCTTTCTGCTGTCCGCGCTCGCCATCTTCGCGACGGCTGCCGCCGTCTCCGTCGCCGGCCTCGTCGGCTTCGTCGGCCTCGTCGTTCCGCACGTCGTGCGCACGTTCGTCGGGAGCGACTACCGACGCCTCGTCACCGGCTGTCTGTTCGTCGGACCAGCGCTCGTCGTCGTCGCCGACGTGATAGCGCGCCTCGGCCTCCCCGGCACCCAGCTTCCGGTGGGCGTCGTCACCGGACTCATCGGCGGCCCGTACTTCCTGGTGCTCCTCCGCCGCACCGGTTCGTTCAACGAGTTCTGA